ATACGGAGCTTACGGCTGTAACCAGGAGTCTGCAGTATAACAGCAAGGTTAAAATCGAAGACCGCATCACTTTTAAAGAACCCAAGACCAGGAAGGGGAAGAGGCTTATTGCATTAACACCCAGCAATGCTATTGTTTTAAGGGAACATTACGAAAAAGAGAACGCTCAGAGGCTTGCTTTAGGGTATCCTGGACTTAACAACAATGATCTGGTATTCAGCCATTACGACGGTTCACCGTTTTTGCCTAATACAATTACCCATGCCTGGATTAAGATAACCAGGAGATGCGGGCTTGATGGAATAAGGCTGCATGATGCCAGGCATACCCATGCATCACTACTGTTAAAACAGGGAGTACATCCAAAGGTTGTTCAAGAGAGGCCAGGACATGGTTCTATCCAGGTCACCCTGGACACTTACAGCCATGTAGCACCTGGATTACAGCAGGCAGCTGCCGAGAAGTTTGATAGCATAGCACTGCCAAACAAAGAGGCTTCAATTAAAATCAATTAGTGCCAAATTAGTGCCATTTATAAAAACAGCCCTTGTGAAATAACAATCACAAGGGCTGTTTTAGCTTTGGAAAGTGGTGGGCGGTATAGGACTCGAACCTATGACCCCCTGCGTGTAAAGCAGGTGCTCTAACCAACTGAGCTAACCGCCCTCAAATAAGTGGCACGCTTGGTGGGGCTCGAACCCACGGCCTCAGCCTCCGCAGGGCTGCGCTCTATCCAACTGAGCTACAAGCGCTTGAATTGGTGCCGAAGGTGAGATTTGAACTCACACGCCCGTACGGACACTACGCCCTGAACGTAGCGCGTCTGCCATTCCGCCACTTCGGCACACCAAGCTAAATTATAGACGGGGGTTGTGGAAAGTGTCAACGTAAACAGCTAAGAGCTACGCCAAAATTCCATAGCGCGCCTAAACGCTCGATGCTAATATGAAATCATATGGAGGCGCAGCCAAAACAACGTGGTGCACAACC
The Dehalococcoidales bacterium DNA segment above includes these coding regions:
- a CDS encoding site-specific integrase, with protein sequence MEDRITFKEPKTRKGKRLIALTPSNAIVLREHYEKENAQRLALGYPGLNNNDLVFSHYDGSPFLPNTITHAWIKITRRCGLDGIRLHDARHTHASLLLKQGVHPKVVQERPGHGSIQVTLDTYSHVAPGLQQAAAEKFDSIALPNKEASIKIN